A window of Tautonia plasticadhaerens contains these coding sequences:
- a CDS encoding DUF1501 domain-containing protein: MPPIDRSRLRTTRRSFLGRTSMGLGSIALSSLLGGPARALGPDRARALGGADRLGGLSQFPHFVPKAKRVIFLYMSGGPSHLETFDPKPELARLDGEPMPPSFTEGQPIAQLQGQELRCLGPRFGFNRHGESGQEIADCLPNIAGIADDICIIRSMHTDQINHDPAHTVMNTGTSISGRPSMGSWVTYGLGSEADDLPGFVVLTSEGGRNPQPIASRQWGSGFLPGKTQGVLFNSVGDPVHYIENPPGVDRAGQLRVIDAVNELNALANDRLADPELETRIAQYELASRMQLSVPELTDFSDEPEDVLRLYGTAGADGSFAANCLMARRLAERGVRFIQLYHRGWDHHGDLVPYMDTCCKLCDGPSAALVLDLKRRGMLDDTLVLWGGEFGRTPMFQGKGAQPGRDHHIKGFSMWLAGGGIRGGTTYGATDELGYHAVEDRTHVRDLHATMLHQLGIDHDRFTHPFQGLDMKLTGVEDARVLTDILA, translated from the coding sequence ATGCCCCCGATCGACCGATCCCGACTGCGGACCACCCGGCGCTCCTTCCTCGGCCGGACCTCGATGGGCCTCGGCTCGATCGCCCTCTCGTCGCTGCTCGGCGGCCCGGCCCGGGCCCTCGGCCCCGATCGCGCCCGAGCCCTCGGCGGCGCCGACCGCCTCGGCGGCCTCTCGCAGTTCCCCCACTTCGTCCCGAAGGCGAAGCGGGTCATCTTCCTCTACATGTCCGGCGGCCCGAGCCACCTGGAGACCTTCGACCCCAAGCCCGAGCTGGCCCGGCTCGACGGCGAGCCCATGCCCCCGAGCTTCACCGAGGGCCAGCCGATCGCCCAGCTCCAGGGGCAGGAGCTGCGCTGCCTCGGCCCCCGGTTCGGATTCAATCGCCACGGCGAATCGGGCCAGGAGATCGCCGACTGCCTGCCGAACATCGCCGGGATCGCCGACGACATCTGCATCATCCGATCGATGCACACCGACCAGATCAACCACGACCCGGCCCACACGGTGATGAACACCGGCACGTCCATCTCCGGGCGGCCGAGCATGGGCTCCTGGGTCACCTACGGCCTCGGCTCGGAGGCCGACGACCTGCCCGGCTTCGTCGTCCTCACCAGCGAGGGGGGCCGCAACCCCCAGCCCATCGCCTCCCGGCAGTGGGGCAGCGGCTTCCTCCCGGGCAAGACCCAGGGCGTCCTGTTCAACTCCGTCGGCGACCCGGTCCACTACATCGAGAACCCGCCGGGGGTCGACCGGGCCGGGCAGCTCCGCGTCATCGACGCCGTCAACGAGCTGAACGCCCTGGCCAACGACCGCCTCGCCGACCCCGAGCTGGAGACGAGGATCGCCCAGTACGAGCTCGCCTCCCGGATGCAGCTCTCGGTCCCCGAGCTGACCGACTTCTCCGACGAGCCCGAGGACGTACTCCGCCTCTACGGCACCGCCGGGGCCGACGGCTCCTTCGCCGCCAATTGCCTGATGGCCCGGCGCCTGGCCGAGCGTGGCGTCCGCTTCATCCAGCTCTACCACCGCGGCTGGGACCACCACGGCGACCTCGTCCCCTACATGGACACCTGCTGCAAGCTCTGCGACGGCCCCAGCGCCGCCCTCGTGCTCGACCTGAAGCGCCGGGGGATGCTCGACGACACCCTGGTCCTCTGGGGAGGTGAGTTCGGCCGCACCCCCATGTTCCAGGGCAAGGGGGCCCAGCCCGGCCGGGACCACCACATCAAGGGCTTCTCCATGTGGCTGGCCGGGGGCGGCATCCGGGGCGGCACCACCTACGGCGCCACCGACGAGCTGGGGTACCACGCCGTCGAGGATCGCACACATGTCCGGGATCTGCACGCGACGATGCTCCACCAACTCGGCATCGACCACGACCGCTTCACCCACCCCTTCCAGGGCCTCGACATGAAGCTCACCGGCGTGGAAGATGCCCGGGTCCTGACCGACATCCTGGCCTGA
- a CDS encoding peptidyl-alpha-hydroxyglycine alpha-amidating lyase family protein, which yields MTRRLSPLLLLLPLVAIPTAIAQKPPTSTGPAAVYPRVSLTPWFQVDPDWPQTPDGMPAAHVPGIAVGPDGNVYVAVRADPPIRVFTPEGEFVRAFAAGECSMVHHLKFDPEGNLWVADVGDHTLKKYDPESGERLQTLGTPDEKGCDESHFNMPTDIVVTEAGDHFVSDGYGNGRVVHFDKDGHYVKAWGELGVEPGQFSIAHAIALDSEGRLYVADRNNVRVQIFDQDGTLLDTWANVIVPWGLAVTADDEIWACGSSPMHWRLDDVTLGCPPKDQIFMKFDTDGRVLQQWSVPKGEDGHEHPGDCNWVHCIAADADGNLYVGDIIGQRAQKFVPFTSGEVAGPFAASPEE from the coding sequence ATGACCCGACGCCTCTCCCCCCTGCTCCTCCTGCTGCCGCTCGTCGCCATCCCCACGGCAATCGCCCAGAAGCCGCCGACCTCCACCGGCCCGGCGGCCGTCTACCCCCGGGTCAGCCTCACCCCCTGGTTCCAGGTCGACCCCGACTGGCCGCAGACCCCCGACGGCATGCCCGCCGCCCACGTCCCCGGCATCGCCGTCGGGCCGGACGGCAACGTCTACGTGGCCGTCCGGGCCGACCCGCCGATCCGCGTCTTCACCCCGGAGGGCGAGTTCGTCCGGGCCTTCGCCGCCGGGGAGTGCTCGATGGTCCACCACCTGAAGTTCGACCCCGAGGGCAACCTCTGGGTGGCCGACGTCGGCGACCACACCCTCAAGAAGTACGACCCCGAGTCCGGCGAGCGGCTCCAGACCCTGGGCACCCCGGACGAGAAGGGCTGCGACGAGTCCCACTTCAACATGCCCACCGACATCGTCGTCACCGAGGCCGGCGACCACTTCGTCTCCGACGGCTACGGCAACGGGCGGGTCGTTCACTTCGACAAGGACGGCCACTACGTCAAGGCCTGGGGAGAACTCGGCGTCGAGCCCGGCCAGTTCAGCATCGCCCACGCCATCGCGCTCGACTCCGAAGGGCGCCTCTACGTCGCCGACCGCAACAACGTCCGGGTCCAGATCTTCGACCAGGATGGCACCCTGCTCGACACCTGGGCCAACGTCATCGTCCCCTGGGGCCTCGCCGTCACCGCCGACGACGAGATCTGGGCCTGCGGCTCCTCCCCCATGCACTGGAGGCTCGACGACGTCACCCTCGGCTGCCCGCCGAAGGACCAGATCTTCATGAAGTTCGACACCGACGGCCGCGTGCTCCAGCAATGGTCCGTCCCCAAGGGGGAGGACGGCCACGAGCACCCCGGCGACTGCAACTGGGTCCACTGCATCGCCGCCGACGCCGACGGCAACCTCTACGTCGGCGACATCATCGGCCAGCGCGCCCAGAAGTTCGTCCCCTTCACCTCCGGCGAGGTCGCCGGCCCCTTCGCCGCCAGCCCCGAGGAGTGA
- a CDS encoding Uma2 family endonuclease: MGTSLLDVPAAVLPEDLTRDCAVRSPNVRRASLRGPASVAPDRWPTQPVPSRRFSVCLPELGGGSPVGESAGRERRYSPEDVLRMSGGKHFELIEGRLVEPNGGALAGWVLANVLHRLVESSRDDAHGWVFSASLQYRCFPDRPDMIRKVDASFVRRERTSRELLDSLIAPVAPDLAVELVAPGDEAEFMEAKIRDFLRAGVPLFWLIFPVARTARVHRLDGSIAGLAEEDDLDGEDVLPGFRCRLGDVLPPRPEGT; the protein is encoded by the coding sequence GTGGGGACTTCTCTTCTGGATGTACCGGCGGCGGTTCTTCCTGAAGATCTGACTCGGGATTGTGCGGTTCGGTCGCCGAACGTGAGGCGGGCCTCACTGCGAGGGCCCGCATCCGTGGCGCCCGATCGGTGGCCCACCCAGCCCGTTCCATCCCGCAGGTTCTCGGTCTGTCTGCCCGAGCTTGGAGGAGGATCGCCCGTGGGTGAATCGGCCGGTCGCGAGCGACGGTACTCGCCGGAAGATGTCCTTCGGATGTCCGGGGGCAAGCACTTCGAGTTGATCGAGGGCCGCCTCGTCGAGCCGAACGGCGGCGCGCTCGCGGGCTGGGTGTTGGCGAATGTCCTCCATCGGCTCGTCGAGTCTTCGAGGGACGATGCCCACGGATGGGTCTTCTCGGCCTCGCTCCAGTATCGGTGTTTCCCGGACCGGCCGGACATGATCCGGAAGGTCGACGCGTCCTTCGTCCGTCGCGAGCGGACCAGTCGGGAACTCCTGGATTCGTTGATCGCGCCGGTCGCGCCGGATCTGGCCGTGGAACTCGTCGCACCGGGCGATGAGGCCGAGTTCATGGAAGCCAAGATCCGGGACTTCCTCCGGGCCGGTGTGCCGCTGTTCTGGCTGATCTTCCCGGTCGCCCGGACGGCCCGGGTGCATCGGCTCGATGGGTCGATCGCGGGGCTGGCCGAGGAGGACGACCTCGACGGCGAGGACGTCCTGCCCGGCTTCCGCTGCCGGCTCGGCGACGTGCTGCCGCCGAGGCCGGAGGGGACGTGA